A genomic segment from Chloracidobacterium sp. encodes:
- a CDS encoding AtpZ/AtpI family protein: MQPPPDPENDAALRTRMLTAAGLALSLPMTLVGSFFVGYWLDRWLQTAPLWFTLLGLAGLISGGRLLYRLWLQFR, from the coding sequence ATGCAGCCGCCGCCAGATCCAGAAAATGATGCGGCTTTGCGTACGCGGATGCTAACAGCCGCCGGCTTGGCCCTAAGCCTGCCAATGACGCTGGTTGGGTCGTTTTTTGTGGGTTATTGGCTTGACCGGTGGCTGCAAACCGCGCCGCTATGGTTTACATTGCTCGGTTTAGCCGGGCTGATTAGCGGCGGGCGATTGCTCTATCGCCTGTGGTTACAGTTTCGCTAG
- the miaA gene encoding tRNA (adenosine(37)-N6)-dimethylallyltransferase MiaA, producing MTERVIPVVVGPTCSGKSDLGVAIARALDGEIINLDSIQVYRGLNVATAKVPPSIRAEVPHHLIDVASPTEHYTAGRYAREAAACLLEIEARGRMAVFVGGTGLYLDALRGRLFTEDAPTDLRLRARLKAIRDRHGAPWLHRMLTRLDPATAARLRPNDWSRTMRALEVFFQSKQPLSERQRALPPPPAFAARMRIIVLSPPRAALYARINARVEAMVAAGLLDEIRDLLAAGVPPDAEAFQAHGYRRFIEYLRGERSYESAVEQMKIDTRRYAKRQLSWWRREPTAEWFYGFGGDPAVQAQVIAALRRPATNPAHTPSA from the coding sequence ATGACGGAGCGTGTCATCCCAGTTGTTGTCGGCCCGACCTGTTCTGGGAAAAGTGATCTCGGCGTAGCGATTGCCCGCGCGCTGGACGGTGAAATCATCAACTTGGACTCCATTCAGGTGTACCGCGGCCTCAACGTCGCCACGGCGAAGGTTCCGCCGTCCATCCGCGCCGAAGTTCCACACCACCTGATTGATGTCGCGTCGCCGACCGAACACTACACCGCCGGCCGGTACGCCCGTGAAGCGGCGGCCTGTTTGTTGGAGATTGAGGCGCGCGGTCGGATGGCTGTTTTCGTCGGGGGGACGGGACTGTATCTCGACGCCTTGCGCGGTCGCCTGTTCACCGAGGACGCCCCGACCGATTTACGCCTGCGCGCACGACTCAAGGCCATCCGCGACCGGCATGGCGCACCTTGGCTGCACCGGATGCTGACGCGACTTGATCCGGCGACGGCTGCGCGCTTGCGTCCCAACGACTGGTCGCGGACGATGCGTGCGCTCGAAGTGTTCTTTCAATCCAAACAACCCCTCTCCGAACGTCAACGCGCGCTGCCGCCGCCGCCGGCTTTTGCGGCGCGGATGCGGATTATTGTCCTATCGCCACCGCGCGCGGCGCTTTACGCCCGTATCAATGCGCGCGTCGAAGCCATGGTTGCCGCTGGACTGCTTGATGAAATCCGTGACTTGCTGGCGGCGGGCGTCCCACCGGACGCCGAGGCGTTTCAAGCGCATGGCTACCGGCGGTTTATTGAATATTTGCGGGGTGAACGCTCCTATGAGTCGGCTGTTGAACAAATGAAAATCGACACGCGGCGCTACGCTAAACGGCAGCTTTCATGGTGGCGACGCGAACCAACAGCTGAATGGTTTTACGGTTTCGGCGGCGATCCCGCCGTGCAGGCGCAGGTCATTGCGGCGCTGCGGCGTCCGGCGACCAATCCGGCGCACACCCCTTCCGCGTGA
- a CDS encoding NAD(P)/FAD-dependent oxidoreductase produces the protein MRPQNVAEAVSESVFDVVVVGAGVAGLTAAALLQRDGYRTLLLEAHDKAGGCAGYFSHKGYTFDAGATVLMGLDAGGLHTQVLARLGVSPPESTLIRRVPVHLPDRTVNIDHDQTAWTRERVERFARDAAEAERLRAFWQLVDRTADAMWTATAKLPALPLRSWRDLAANLRLVSPGFLGITPYLFSTVGDVLQRYRLWDNAPLRAFLDGLLLITAQETADRAPFLNGAAGLDIYRHGIRRARGGMKAFIKAHVEAFRALGGVLKLRQRVTRITPQRRGGYVVETDRGLTVCAPRIIANLPIWNLPGLVAADLSARLARPLAKAGTGWGAFTLYLGVRAEVIPDDAPLNHQVLLRYDEPFKDGNSAFLSLSEPDDRASAPPGRRTLNVSTHTEVDEWWSAAPETYAARRTALAERLLTAVERVFPNIRDGIECVLPGTPVTFARYTGRARGMVGGLRTTLWNSNLFGIGARDVGLPNFWLVGDTVFPGQGTPACALSGVNAWRDITGCWTLDAPPLSETVLSVKPSCLKPAPPPA, from the coding sequence ATGCGTCCTCAAAACGTCGCGGAAGCCGTTTCAGAATCGGTCTTTGATGTAGTGGTTGTCGGCGCCGGTGTGGCGGGTCTAACGGCGGCCGCGCTGCTGCAACGCGACGGCTACCGCACGCTGCTGCTTGAAGCGCATGACAAAGCGGGCGGCTGCGCCGGTTATTTTTCCCACAAAGGTTACACTTTCGACGCCGGAGCGACCGTCTTGATGGGGTTGGATGCTGGCGGCTTGCATACGCAGGTGCTAGCGCGGTTGGGCGTATCCCCGCCTGAAAGCACGCTGATTCGGCGCGTCCCGGTCCACCTACCCGACCGGACGGTGAACATTGACCACGATCAGACGGCGTGGACGCGCGAGCGCGTCGAACGTTTCGCCCGCGACGCTGCCGAAGCCGAACGGTTGCGCGCTTTCTGGCAACTGGTTGACCGTACGGCGGACGCCATGTGGACGGCGACGGCGAAGTTGCCGGCGCTCCCGTTGCGCAGTTGGCGCGACTTGGCGGCGAACCTACGCCTTGTTTCCCCCGGTTTTTTAGGCATCACGCCCTATCTTTTTTCAACCGTCGGCGATGTTTTGCAGCGGTATCGGTTGTGGGACAACGCGCCGCTGCGGGCGTTTCTAGACGGACTGCTGCTGATCACCGCGCAGGAAACCGCCGACCGCGCGCCGTTTCTCAACGGCGCAGCTGGACTGGACATTTACCGGCACGGTATTCGGCGTGCGCGCGGCGGCATGAAGGCGTTCATCAAGGCGCATGTGGAAGCGTTTCGAGCGTTGGGCGGCGTGTTGAAACTGCGCCAGCGTGTAACGCGCATCACGCCGCAGCGCAGGGGCGGCTATGTTGTTGAAACTGACCGTGGTCTAACCGTTTGTGCGCCGCGCATTATTGCTAACCTACCAATCTGGAATCTGCCGGGATTAGTTGCGGCGGACCTGTCGGCGCGGCTGGCGCGTCCGCTGGCAAAAGCCGGAACGGGCTGGGGCGCGTTCACCCTCTACTTGGGGGTGCGGGCGGAGGTCATTCCCGACGATGCGCCGCTCAATCACCAAGTGCTTTTGCGCTACGACGAGCCATTCAAGGACGGCAACAGTGCGTTCTTGAGCCTGAGCGAGCCCGACGACCGAGCGAGCGCGCCGCCAGGCCGCCGGACGCTCAATGTCTCAACACATACCGAGGTTGACGAGTGGTGGAGCGCCGCCCCTGAAACCTACGCCGCCCGACGTACGGCGCTTGCGGAACGTCTGTTGACGGCGGTTGAGCGCGTTTTTCCTAACATCCGCGACGGTATTGAATGCGTGTTGCCAGGGACGCCGGTGACGTTTGCGCGCTACACGGGCCGCGCGCGCGGGATGGTCGGCGGTCTGCGGACAACGCTCTGGAACAGCAACCTTTTTGGCATCGGGGCGCGTGATGTAGGACTACCAAACTTCTGGCTTGTAGGCGACACGGTCTTTCCGGGGCAGGGCACGCCAGCCTGCGCACTGTCCGGTGTCAACGCTTGGCGCGACATCACCGGCTGCTGGACGCTTGACGCGCCGCCGCTCAGTGAGACGGTGCTGAGCGTCAAGCCGTCGTGCCTCAAGCCTGCGCCCCCGCCGGCATGA
- a CDS encoding patatin-like phospholipase family protein, protein MTALHPNEPVSLVLTAGGARGVAHVGVLEALVNHGFHIQEIVGSSVGALIAAYYAGVGLSLDEMRTLGLGLSSRHLLAWAAARRAPRFAQAYFRRRAGIVPAYLERLERTSPRQLHHGVERIGLLAFDAASGRDMLFHSEMPDFPLADAMRGAVAIPLVYPPRTLRYGGRTLRLRDAGGRNRLPIEYLFEAPFAPRQIIVSDIANRLTHRRENAAKVAVFRARYPHIPIYIVTPDALGRGMLLYRQSDLAALVASGRAVTEALLRSVMPAGAQA, encoded by the coding sequence ATGACCGCCCTCCACCCCAACGAACCGGTCAGTTTGGTGTTGACAGCTGGTGGGGCGCGCGGCGTCGCGCACGTCGGCGTCCTTGAAGCCTTGGTCAACCACGGTTTCCACATTCAGGAGATTGTCGGTTCGAGCGTCGGCGCGTTGATTGCAGCTTACTACGCTGGCGTCGGTTTATCGCTGGACGAGATGCGGACGCTAGGGCTAGGACTGTCGTCGCGGCATTTGTTGGCTTGGGCGGCGGCGCGGCGCGCGCCGCGCTTTGCACAAGCCTACTTCCGTCGCCGAGCCGGAATCGTCCCGGCATACCTTGAGCGCCTTGAGCGGACTTCCCCACGACAACTGCACCACGGTGTTGAACGAATCGGCTTGCTGGCCTTTGATGCGGCTTCGGGACGCGACATGCTGTTCCACAGCGAGATGCCTGATTTTCCCCTAGCCGACGCCATGCGCGGCGCTGTGGCGATTCCGTTAGTCTATCCGCCCCGGACGCTGCGCTACGGCGGGCGGACACTGCGACTTCGCGACGCCGGCGGTCGAAACCGGCTGCCGATTGAGTACCTATTTGAAGCGCCCTTTGCGCCGCGTCAGATCATTGTCAGCGACATCGCCAATCGCCTGACGCACCGCCGGGAAAACGCCGCCAAAGTCGCCGTCTTTCGCGCTCGGTATCCGCACATTCCAATCTACATTGTCACTCCCGACGCGCTTGGACGCGGAATGCTGCTGTATCGGCAATCCGACTTGGCGGCTCTCGTAGCTTCAGGCCGCGCCGTGACGGAGGCCCTGCTTCGGTCGGTCATGCCGGCGGGGGCGCAGGCTTGA
- the sucC gene encoding ADP-forming succinate--CoA ligase subunit beta codes for MKIHEYQAKRLLAKFGVPVPRHHVALNPMDACMAAEALGTFPVVLKAQIHAGGRGKGGGVKLAHSLEEVESIALRMLGHKLVTPQTGPEGRTVHRLIVEEGLHIDRELYLSLLIDRTAASPLIMASQAGGMEIEEVAAETPEKILREVIDPALGLQPYQARKIAFGLGFTGAQAARVVKILLALYRAFVESDASLIEINPFLLTKEGDFYALDAKVILDDNALYRHPDYVELRDTREEDPLETEASKYDLNYVKLDGTIGCMVNGAGLAMATMDIIKLAGGNPANFLDVGGGASQERVEQAFRILLSDPNVRAVLINIFGGIVRCDMVAAGVIAAARNLGAKLPIVVRLEGTNVEQGRALLESSGLNFTTADGMKDAAEKVVKLAA; via the coding sequence ATGAAAATCCATGAATATCAAGCCAAACGTTTATTAGCGAAGTTCGGCGTTCCAGTGCCGCGCCATCATGTCGCCCTCAACCCGATGGACGCCTGTATGGCGGCCGAGGCGCTGGGAACATTTCCGGTCGTTTTGAAAGCGCAGATTCATGCCGGCGGACGCGGCAAGGGCGGCGGTGTCAAGCTGGCGCATTCCCTTGAAGAAGTTGAGTCCATTGCTCTGCGTATGCTGGGCCACAAGCTGGTGACGCCTCAGACCGGCCCTGAAGGACGAACGGTTCACCGGCTCATCGTTGAAGAAGGTCTCCACATTGACCGCGAGCTATACCTCAGCTTGTTGATCGACCGCACCGCCGCTTCGCCCCTCATCATGGCGAGCCAAGCGGGCGGCATGGAAATTGAGGAAGTGGCGGCGGAAACACCGGAAAAAATTTTGCGCGAGGTGATTGATCCGGCGCTGGGCTTGCAGCCCTATCAGGCGCGCAAAATCGCTTTTGGGTTGGGCTTTACCGGTGCGCAGGCGGCCCGGGTGGTGAAGATTCTACTGGCGCTTTACCGAGCGTTTGTCGAAAGCGACGCTTCGCTGATCGAAATCAATCCGTTTCTGTTGACGAAGGAAGGGGACTTCTACGCGCTTGACGCCAAGGTGATACTGGATGACAACGCGCTGTATCGGCATCCCGACTATGTGGAACTGCGCGACACCCGCGAAGAAGACCCACTGGAGACTGAAGCGTCCAAGTATGACCTCAACTACGTCAAGTTGGACGGCACGATTGGCTGCATGGTCAACGGTGCGGGGTTGGCGATGGCGACTATGGACATCATCAAGCTGGCTGGTGGGAATCCGGCCAACTTTCTGGATGTCGGCGGCGGCGCGTCGCAGGAGCGGGTTGAGCAAGCGTTTCGCATCCTACTCTCTGATCCGAACGTACGAGCGGTGCTCATCAACATCTTTGGGGGCATTGTCCGGTGCGATATGGTGGCGGCGGGCGTGATCGCCGCCGCACGCAACCTTGGCGCCAAGTTGCCGATTGTGGTGCGTTTGGAAGGGACAAACGTTGAACAAGGACGCGCCCTGTTGGAAAGCTCCGGGTTGAACTTCACCACCGCCGACGGGATGAAGGATGCGGCGGAAAAGGTGGTCAAGCTTGCCGCGTAA
- a CDS encoding HAMP domain-containing protein, which translates to MKLNIRNKLAIFAALLIFAPLALSALAFVVIVSGTIDGNARRDIEKDARLADRILRSRQQALREVAQATAQTVAAENLIDSAAPPTGASSASGNPTQVAQQSQAGGQQKLLQLIRQRVESSGVDFIAILNTKGQVLVRNAGGGEASFGDNPLFIKAKNAAESNQPDALLRAQVAGAVNEPPDLLKSFGLAEQFNRNPASPVGLTIEAMAPVVSGNRALGYVVVGQLINNAPQDENRPLTALTREVKQTLYRDLQDVAVALVLAKDRKVISSSDPRALGVALQSELAADKPTAVNNNLLGGAYKTAFAPIKAPDDVTILGYVGVGVRESYFSQVFNTTLLIIAVVTGISLVLGIGVAFVLSQRLTQPILKLTEAANRISLGELDEPIAVNTGDEIGELGESLERMRISLKQAIERLRSRR; encoded by the coding sequence ATGAAACTTAACATTCGGAACAAGCTCGCCATTTTTGCGGCGCTGTTGATTTTTGCGCCATTGGCTTTGTCGGCGTTGGCGTTTGTCGTCATTGTCAGCGGCACGATTGACGGCAATGCGCGGCGCGACATTGAGAAAGACGCCCGTTTGGCCGACCGGATTCTTCGTTCACGGCAACAAGCTCTGCGTGAAGTGGCGCAGGCGACAGCGCAGACCGTCGCGGCAGAAAATTTGATTGACTCGGCGGCTCCGCCGACCGGCGCTTCTAGCGCCTCCGGCAATCCAACCCAAGTTGCGCAGCAGAGTCAGGCCGGCGGGCAGCAGAAGCTGCTTCAACTCATCCGGCAGCGCGTCGAGTCCTCCGGCGTGGACTTTATCGCCATCCTCAACACCAAGGGGCAAGTGCTGGTGCGCAATGCCGGCGGCGGCGAGGCTTCCTTCGGCGACAACCCCTTGTTCATCAAAGCCAAAAACGCCGCTGAAAGTAATCAGCCGGACGCCCTGCTACGCGCTCAGGTCGCCGGGGCTGTCAATGAGCCGCCCGACCTGCTCAAAAGCTTTGGGCTTGCGGAGCAATTCAATCGGAATCCGGCGTCGCCGGTTGGGTTGACAATTGAAGCCATGGCGCCGGTGGTCTCCGGCAACCGGGCGCTGGGCTATGTCGTCGTTGGACAACTCATCAACAATGCTCCGCAGGATGAGAATCGTCCGTTGACGGCATTGACGCGCGAAGTCAAGCAAACGCTCTACCGCGACTTACAAGACGTTGCTGTGGCGTTGGTTTTGGCGAAGGACAGAAAGGTGATTTCGTCCAGCGACCCACGCGCCTTGGGCGTCGCCCTCCAAAGCGAACTGGCCGCCGATAAACCCACAGCCGTCAACAACAATCTGCTGGGCGGCGCCTACAAAACGGCGTTTGCGCCAATCAAAGCGCCGGATGACGTGACCATCCTTGGGTACGTTGGGGTCGGCGTCCGCGAGAGCTACTTCAGTCAGGTTTTTAACACCACCCTGCTGATTATCGCTGTGGTCACTGGCATATCGCTGGTGTTGGGTATCGGCGTGGCGTTTGTTTTGTCGCAGCGTCTCACGCAGCCCATCTTGAAACTCACCGAAGCCGCCAACCGCATCAGCCTTGGCGAATTAGACGAACCCATCGCCGTCAACACAGGCGATGAAATCGGTGAGCTTGGCGAATCGCTTGAACGGATGCGCATCAGCTTGAAGCAGGCCATCGAACGGCTACGCAGCCGCCGGTAA
- a CDS encoding DUF4388 domain-containing protein — protein sequence MSNAFSGNLAQLKLMDVLRLLHASNRTGVLELVHDDGRQGEVYFDNGQIVHAVYEDAVGEDAVYGLFSWGSGKFSFTATDTPTDERTTYLQTEEILLECVTYATEWESVRRVVPSARAVFRLSSRSMKEFSLRAEDWSVIQNLDGVRTVGEIGDITQLNELMASKVIVRLYDLGLVEYVGERQEEDTVVDAVSEDILHQTERELTRAIGPMAPIVLEDCAEALGFKLRQLPKDMMPSLAERLAEEIPDNERRVKFQEAMLEIMQHLYA from the coding sequence ATGTCAAATGCATTCAGTGGCAATCTGGCGCAACTCAAACTCATGGATGTCCTCCGTCTACTCCACGCCAGCAATCGAACCGGCGTCTTGGAGTTGGTTCATGACGACGGACGGCAGGGTGAAGTGTACTTCGACAACGGGCAAATCGTACACGCCGTCTACGAGGATGCCGTTGGAGAAGACGCCGTATACGGATTGTTCTCTTGGGGCAGCGGTAAGTTCAGCTTCACGGCGACGGACACGCCGACCGATGAGCGGACAACCTACCTCCAGACGGAAGAGATTTTGCTGGAGTGCGTCACCTATGCGACGGAATGGGAAAGCGTCCGCCGGGTCGTGCCATCCGCCCGCGCGGTATTTCGGCTTTCCTCCCGCTCGATGAAGGAATTTTCCTTGCGCGCGGAAGATTGGTCGGTCATCCAAAACCTCGACGGTGTTCGTACCGTCGGCGAAATCGGCGACATTACGCAGCTCAATGAACTAATGGCCTCGAAGGTCATTGTTCGCCTGTATGACTTGGGCTTGGTGGAGTACGTTGGCGAGCGTCAGGAGGAAGATACGGTGGTGGACGCCGTGTCGGAAGACATTCTCCACCAGACGGAACGAGAGCTGACGCGCGCCATCGGGCCGATGGCCCCGATTGTCCTTGAGGACTGCGCCGAGGCGCTTGGCTTCAAACTGCGGCAACTACCCAAGGATATGATGCCGTCGCTGGCCGAGCGCCTGGCTGAAGAAATTCCAGACAACGAACGGCGGGTCAAGTTTCAAGAGGCGATGCTGGAGATTATGCAACACCTATACGCCTGA
- a CDS encoding DUF4388 domain-containing protein, translating into MPLVGDLTDLALVDIIQINCVGRNTARLTVHYPIGDGVFYFADGEVVDARLGNLVGVEAVYKALEYDQGAFRIDTGIPAPTRTIFEPWANIIMEGLRLLDEARAKRGEGGGEGVQSDAATPTAASTTRTPTTTSGAARVINIYQSLVNDLTKVKGVDSALAVSRDGTVQAASKVKSAEKLGMMVALLVHLGRLISVPARVGALSRMTISVGPKKVMVFDLENYLALIEFSAAVRFETMSPHIDRIFRKMQARINGATDRVSTGLLGGTGVLTPPGPYPGPLTM; encoded by the coding sequence ATGCCGCTTGTTGGCGATCTGACCGACCTCGCACTAGTGGACATCATTCAAATCAACTGTGTCGGCCGCAACACAGCGCGACTGACGGTTCACTACCCGATTGGCGATGGGGTCTTCTACTTTGCCGACGGCGAGGTGGTGGATGCGCGCCTTGGGAATCTGGTTGGAGTGGAAGCGGTATACAAAGCGTTGGAATACGACCAGGGAGCGTTTCGGATTGACACTGGGATTCCGGCGCCGACCCGAACCATTTTTGAGCCATGGGCCAACATCATCATGGAGGGTCTGCGCCTGCTGGATGAAGCGCGCGCGAAACGTGGTGAAGGTGGCGGCGAAGGCGTCCAAAGCGACGCTGCAACGCCGACAGCGGCTTCCACTACTCGAACGCCAACAACAACCAGCGGTGCGGCGCGCGTCATCAACATCTACCAGTCGTTGGTCAATGACCTGACCAAAGTCAAGGGCGTGGATTCAGCGCTGGCTGTATCGCGCGACGGCACAGTGCAGGCGGCCAGCAAGGTGAAATCGGCGGAAAAGCTGGGGATGATGGTGGCGCTGTTGGTGCACTTGGGCCGTCTCATCAGCGTACCGGCGCGCGTCGGAGCGTTGTCGCGCATGACAATCAGCGTCGGCCCTAAAAAGGTGATGGTTTTCGACCTTGAAAACTACTTGGCTCTGATTGAGTTCAGTGCCGCCGTTCGGTTTGAAACGATGAGTCCGCACATTGACCGCATCTTTCGGAAGATGCAGGCGCGCATCAACGGCGCAACGGATAGGGTTTCGACCGGCTTGCTGGGCGGTACTGGTGTGCTGACGCCGCCCGGCCCGTACCCCGGACCGCTGACGATGTAG
- a CDS encoding zinc ribbon domain-containing protein → MSAEAPSGYNSPYADSRTVICPNCDARLSPQWKFCIRCGLRYDPAAFARLAALDAERRAILTQLLPSHKRNALPPTPNPAQPTDIAPAAELKTADAKPPSAPPQPPFQPNRETAADLRVSTTWLLKTMVYSGGLLMVVGALIYLRQVILEHPTLQLGLLTAFTVGVSVLGVRGVGRRPDDLVARGGLWVGALLLPATLWLGVHHGRLPAGGRWVYGLTCGLAYWLAAVRLNDPLLPHMAVPSLLLAAMWLGLDLFSTPAVAVSSVAAAAVGCAFWSALHPAHIIAIASWWWGGAAVTLCALCSLVLSQAWVGGVVGVACFSLGCLVVAPAAVWGWSVGGLGLLTLSYSRWLNTLELPPAWQVVGWCGWLWAAAAGRAVAVHRETLRQPPRRILPPSLFLSGLEQFTAGVVALWLTVVILPKVCFPTTTVRLSSAETASYWTGLALLAAWSVRRLQAGLTWFPLLTLTLAVLAISGTPALLGSSHPLVILTPPMVACVTRLGVELLGVRFGQGYSTEVDTSFGLDFGLPNHPAIVPSRVALDVVMLGCLLGLLAAAAQNWRVVQTLGFGVVVGYGGLCWLTTGVRWMQQAYALAMWTVTYLGVLATACGTGQSDLFTVMPWIVVSAAAVVVGVARPVADEWMLRWALRQVSLGVLVFGALVALTGIVASRGQAGGHGLTLTAAAVAGWVVAWRRQEAPAALAATVCGGLAVLQAARLIGCPTAALSMPGVAYGYGVTWLGWRWRRGTTERAALWSALAIGGQGWLWLAAGGGLAAALLDNSLAAGSGLVCSAVALAVMSLIAADAAAHDVYAVGGLVWGGAAYVWWLRYLGWPAFAWIASVTLPYGLIVGATGWLKQRFQRGSPTLSEALVWLGSLTFCFPVVLQALHRRLTGDVALFYDILADTTALTALLVGLAGRLRAPLTLGGTALGFHLLAVVVLSVPWGDIPYGVYLAVTGLLLFVTGTWLWRRRSAVG, encoded by the coding sequence ATGTCGGCTGAAGCACCTTCAGGGTACAACTCGCCTTACGCCGACTCAAGAACTGTGATCTGCCCGAATTGCGACGCTCGACTGTCTCCCCAGTGGAAGTTCTGCATCCGCTGCGGGCTACGCTACGACCCGGCGGCCTTTGCACGGCTAGCGGCGCTGGACGCCGAGCGACGAGCCATCCTGACACAGCTTCTGCCGTCTCATAAACGAAACGCCCTACCGCCGACGCCGAATCCAGCCCAGCCCACCGACATTGCGCCTGCCGCCGAACTGAAAACGGCCGACGCCAAACCGCCATCCGCACCACCACAGCCGCCTTTCCAACCTAATAGAGAAACCGCAGCCGACCTTAGGGTGTCCACTACTTGGTTGCTCAAAACCATGGTGTACAGCGGCGGACTGCTGATGGTCGTCGGCGCGCTGATTTATTTACGACAAGTCATTCTGGAACATCCCACGCTTCAGCTTGGATTGCTGACCGCCTTCACGGTCGGGGTGTCGGTTTTAGGCGTCCGGGGCGTCGGCCGCCGGCCGGATGATCTCGTCGCCCGTGGCGGACTGTGGGTAGGCGCATTGTTGCTGCCTGCGACACTGTGGCTCGGCGTCCACCACGGCCGACTTCCGGCAGGCGGCCGCTGGGTGTACGGCTTGACCTGCGGCTTAGCGTACTGGCTGGCGGCGGTTCGGCTGAACGACCCGCTGCTGCCACACATGGCTGTCCCTTCACTGTTGCTAGCCGCTATGTGGCTGGGGCTTGATCTCTTCTCAACGCCGGCAGTCGCCGTCTCATCGGTCGCAGCCGCCGCCGTCGGCTGCGCCTTTTGGTCGGCGTTGCATCCGGCGCATATCATAGCCATAGCAAGCTGGTGGTGGGGCGGGGCGGCCGTCACTCTGTGTGCGCTCTGCTCGCTGGTGTTGAGCCAAGCGTGGGTCGGCGGCGTAGTCGGCGTCGCTTGCTTCAGTTTGGGCTGTCTAGTCGTCGCGCCAGCGGCTGTCTGGGGGTGGTCTGTCGGCGGCCTCGGCTTGCTGACCCTCAGCTACAGCCGATGGCTCAACACACTCGAACTGCCGCCGGCATGGCAAGTGGTTGGTTGGTGCGGCTGGCTGTGGGCTGCCGCTGCTGGACGCGCAGTGGCCGTCCACCGAGAAACCTTGCGCCAACCACCTCGGCGAATACTGCCACCGTCCCTGTTCTTGAGTGGTCTGGAACAATTCACGGCCGGTGTAGTGGCGCTCTGGCTGACGGTGGTCATCCTACCGAAGGTCTGCTTTCCTACGACTACAGTGCGCTTATCGTCGGCGGAAACGGCGTCCTACTGGACGGGGCTTGCTTTGTTGGCGGCATGGAGCGTCCGGCGGTTGCAGGCAGGGTTGACTTGGTTTCCGCTTCTCACCCTAACGCTGGCCGTCCTTGCGATCAGCGGTACGCCGGCTCTCTTGGGTTCCTCTCACCCGTTAGTCATCTTGACGCCGCCGATGGTCGCTTGTGTGACGCGCTTGGGCGTAGAACTGCTCGGCGTCCGCTTTGGACAGGGTTATAGCACGGAAGTGGATACGAGCTTCGGTCTCGACTTCGGTCTCCCCAACCATCCAGCGATTGTCCCATCGCGCGTGGCGCTGGATGTCGTTATGTTGGGCTGCCTGCTGGGGCTTTTGGCGGCGGCAGCGCAGAATTGGCGGGTTGTGCAGACGCTTGGATTTGGCGTCGTGGTTGGATACGGCGGGTTGTGCTGGCTGACCACCGGCGTCCGCTGGATGCAGCAGGCGTACGCACTGGCGATGTGGACGGTGACGTACCTTGGCGTGCTGGCGACCGCCTGCGGTACCGGTCAGTCCGACCTGTTCACCGTTATGCCATGGATCGTCGTGTCGGCGGCGGCAGTGGTGGTCGGCGTCGCCCGGCCGGTCGCGGATGAGTGGATGCTGCGGTGGGCGCTCCGGCAGGTTTCACTGGGCGTCCTCGTTTTTGGCGCGTTAGTCGCGCTGACAGGCATCGTTGCGTCACGGGGACAGGCGGGCGGACACGGTTTGACATTGACAGCGGCGGCCGTCGCCGGTTGGGTGGTCGCGTGGCGGCGTCAGGAAGCGCCAGCCGCGCTGGCCGCTACGGTATGCGGCGGGTTGGCGGTTCTCCAAGCGGCGCGGCTCATAGGGTGTCCGACGGCGGCCCTCTCGATGCCGGGGGTGGCGTATGGCTACGGCGTGACGTGGTTGGGTTGGCGTTGGCGACGCGGCACGACGGAACGAGCGGCGCTCTGGTCGGCGCTGGCCATCGGCGGGCAGGGATGGCTTTGGTTGGCGGCCGGCGGCGGCTTGGCAGCTGCCCTGCTGGACAACAGCCTAGCGGCCGGCAGCGGCTTGGTTTGCTCCGCTGTCGCCTTGGCCGTCATGAGCCTGATAGCCGCCGACGCCGCAGCGCACGATGTGTATGCGGTGGGCGGCTTAGTCTGGGGCGGTGCAGCCTACGTGTGGTGGTTGCGTTACCTTGGCTGGCCGGCGTTCGCATGGATCGCCAGCGTCACGCTTCCCTATGGTCTGATCGTGGGCGCAACGGGGTGGCTCAAACAACGCTTCCAGCGGGGCAGTCCGACTTTGTCGGAGGCGCTGGTCTGGCTGGGAAGTCTGACGTTCTGTTTTCCAGTTGTCTTGCAGGCGCTCCATCGTCGTCTGACCGGCGACGTAGCTCTGTTTTACGACATCCTCGCAGATACAACGGCGCTGACGGCGCTGTTGGTCGGTCTGGCCGGACGTTTACGCGCGCCGTTGACGCTCGGCGGTACGGCGCTTGGTTTTCACCTCTTGGCGGTTGTCGTTTTAAGCGTCCCATGGGGCGACATTCCCTATGGCGTCTATTTGGCTGTGACCGGCCTTCTACTCTTTGTGACTGGAACTTGGCTGTGGCGGCGGCGGTCAGCGGTCGGTTGA